The DNA segment ATAAGGAATAGACACATGACAACGACAACTCATATCTTAGGTTACCCACGTATTGGAGAACAAAGAGAATTAAAAGTTGCTCTAGAAAAATATTGGCGAGGTGAAAGTAATCAATCCGATCTAAAAGCGGTAGGCCGTAAATTAAGGCGTCAAAACTGGGCAGTCCAAGCTGACGCGAATTTAAGCTTTGCTGCCGCAGGTGATTTTGCATGGTACGATCATGTACTCACCACCACACTTCTTCTTGGACACGAACCCAAGCGACACAAAGAAGCTAACCCTGACCTTGATACCCTGTTTCGTATTGCCCGCGGCCAATCGAAAACGCAATCTATATGCTGTAGTGGAAATTCTGATACAAAAAAAGATAAAGCAGCATCAGACATGACAAAATGGTTCAATACTAATTACCATTACATTGTCCCTGAATTCAGCAAAGATGACGTTTTTCAGGTAAGTTGGCCACAACTGTTTGATGAAATAGAGGAAGCGATAAAAGCAAATCATAAAGTAAAACCGGTACTCCTCGGACCCATATCCTACCTTTATCTTGGTAAAGAAGTAGACGAAGGTTTTGACCGTTTGTCATTGTTACCTCGTTTATTAACCGCTTATCAAACTATTTTGACAACGCTTTCTAAGCTAGGTATTGAATGGGTGCAAATAGACGAACCAATTCTTTCTCTTGAACTAGACGAACCGTGGTCTAATTCCTTTGAAGTCGCCTATCAAGCACTACAAAGCGACCTTAAAATCCTATTAACAACCTATTTTGATACGGTAACAGACACACTTGACCAGATCGTTAAACTTCCTGTTAATGGCCTCCACATTGATCTGTCAGCCGCACCAGAGCAGCTCGATGAAGTATTAAGAAAATTGCCGCATGATTGGGTTCTTTCTGCGGGTGTCATCAATGGTCGCAATGTATGGCGTACCGATCTCGCTTCTCAGTTAACTAAACTCCAGCCCGTAAAAGAAAAGCTCGGTGATAAATTATGGATAGCAAGCTCCTGCTCACTTTTACATAGCCCAGTGGATCTGGGATTAGAAGACCAGATTAATGAAGAAGTGAAAAGTTGGTTTGCGTTCGCAAAACAGAAAGTAACCGAAGTCAGTGTGTTGGGTGCCGCTCTTGATGGGGACCAAAAGGCCATTTTACATTGTGAAACTTACAGTCAACCTATTGTCTCACGTAAAAGTTCATTGCAAGTAAATAAGCCACAGGTTAAAAACCGTCTCAGTTCTATTACCAAAGAGCTCGCAGAACGAAGTGCACCATATTCCGAACGCTCTGCACGTCAATCTGACGTTTTAGGTTTACCATTACTTCCAACAACGACGATTGGGTCTTTCCCACAAACAAGTGAAATTCGCGTCCAACGTAACGCCTTTCGTACCGGTCAAGTATCAACATCGGATTATGCACTAACCTTGAAAGGGCACATTGCCGATGCGATAGAACGTCAAGAAGCGCTAGGTCTAGATGTATTGGTTCATGGAGAAGCAGAACGTAATGACATGGTAGAGTACTTTGCTGAGAACTTATCAGGTTTCCAAACAACGAAGTTTGGTTGGGTACAAAGTTATGGCTCACGCTGTGTGAAACCGGCGATAGTGATCGCAGATATTGAACGAGAAAAACCAATATCCGTTGAGTGGTCCACTTATGCTCAATCATTAACGACCAAGAAAGTGAAAGGGATGTTAACAGGCCCAGTGACCATTCTATGTTGGACATTTCCACGAGAGGACATCTCACGCAAAGAGGTCGCAAATCAGTTGGCACTCGCGCTACGAGACGAGGTGTCAGATTTACAAGATGCAGGTATTAACATTATACAAATAGATGAACCTGCCATTCGTGAAGGCCTACCGCTTAAAAAGAGTCGCCATGCTGAGTATCTGGAATGGGCGGTAGACGCGTTTAAGATCTCGGCTGCAGGTGCTAATCCAGAGACTCAAATTCACACTCACATGTGTTATAGCGAATTCAATGAAATTATTGATTCCGTCGCCGCATTAGATGCCGATGTCATTACAATCGAAACCTCTCGTTCTAATATGGAACTTCTGAAAGCATTTGAAGCGTTTAATTATCCAAATGCAATTGGTCCCGGCGTCTACGATATACACTCACCAAACATTCCCTCTGAAGAATGGATTGTGAATTTGATGAAGAAAGCCGCAGAAAAAATCCCAGTTGAACGTTTATGGATAAACCCTGATTGTG comes from the Vibrio sp. DW001 genome and includes:
- the metE gene encoding 5-methyltetrahydropteroyltriglutamate--homocysteine S-methyltransferase — encoded protein: MTTTTHILGYPRIGEQRELKVALEKYWRGESNQSDLKAVGRKLRRQNWAVQADANLSFAAAGDFAWYDHVLTTTLLLGHEPKRHKEANPDLDTLFRIARGQSKTQSICCSGNSDTKKDKAASDMTKWFNTNYHYIVPEFSKDDVFQVSWPQLFDEIEEAIKANHKVKPVLLGPISYLYLGKEVDEGFDRLSLLPRLLTAYQTILTTLSKLGIEWVQIDEPILSLELDEPWSNSFEVAYQALQSDLKILLTTYFDTVTDTLDQIVKLPVNGLHIDLSAAPEQLDEVLRKLPHDWVLSAGVINGRNVWRTDLASQLTKLQPVKEKLGDKLWIASSCSLLHSPVDLGLEDQINEEVKSWFAFAKQKVTEVSVLGAALDGDQKAILHCETYSQPIVSRKSSLQVNKPQVKNRLSSITKELAERSAPYSERSARQSDVLGLPLLPTTTIGSFPQTSEIRVQRNAFRTGQVSTSDYALTLKGHIADAIERQEALGLDVLVHGEAERNDMVEYFAENLSGFQTTKFGWVQSYGSRCVKPAIVIADIEREKPISVEWSTYAQSLTTKKVKGMLTGPVTILCWTFPREDISRKEVANQLALALRDEVSDLQDAGINIIQIDEPAIREGLPLKKSRHAEYLEWAVDAFKISAAGANPETQIHTHMCYSEFNEIIDSVAALDADVITIETSRSNMELLKAFEAFNYPNAIGPGVYDIHSPNIPSEEWIVNLMKKAAEKIPVERLWINPDCGLKTRNWPETEAALANLVSAAKTLRIELS